The Zygosaccharomyces rouxii strain CBS732 chromosome G complete sequence genome contains a region encoding:
- the RPA12 gene encoding DNA-directed RNA polymerase I core subunit RPA12 (highly similar to uniprot|P32529 Saccharomyces cerevisiae YJR063W RPA12 RNA polymerase I subunit A12.2 contains two zinc binding domains and the N terminal domain is responsible for anchoring to the RNA pol I complex) codes for MSVVGSLIFCLDCGDLLDNPSAVQGSEIECQQCQARYPKSKFSNLKVVTSTADDAFPSSLKMKQSVVKTSIGRDDLGEGATIKEKCPKCGHDEMHYHTLQLRSADEGATVFYTCTSCGYKYRTNN; via the coding sequence ATGAGTGTTGTAGGTTCGCTAATCTTCTGTCTAGACTGTGGTGACTTGCTTGATAATCCAAGTGCCGTACAAGGTTCTGAAATTGAATGTCAACAGTGTCAGGCAAGGTatccaaaatcaaaattttccaatttgaaagtgGTTACTTCAACAGCTGATGATGCTTTCCCCTCATCATTAAAGATGAAACAGTCTGTCGTCAAGACATCAATTGGTCGTGATGATTTGGGTGAAGGTGCCACcattaaagaaaagtgCCCGAAGTGTGGGCATGATGAAATGCACTACCATACTCTGCAACTACGGTCCGCAGATGAAGGTGCTACAGTTTTCTACACTTGTACCAGTTGCGGATACAAATATAGAACAAATAATTAG
- the CCT5 gene encoding chaperonin-containing T-complex subunit CCT5 (highly similar to uniprot|P40413 Saccharomyces cerevisiae YJR064W CCT5 Subunit of the cytosolic chaperonin Cct ring complex related to Tcp1p required for the assembly of actin and tubulins in vivo), producing MAAVPQAMEMPDMSNAIVAQDEMGRPFIIVRDQGNKKRQHGLEAKKSHILAARSVSSIIKSSLGPRGLDKILISPDGEITITNDGATILSQMELDNEIAKLLVQLSKSQDDEIGDGTTGVVVLASALLDQALELIEKGIHPIKIANGFEEAAKLAVQELEAKSDDVIKEQKLFKDYLFEAAKTSLGSKIVSKDLDRFAQIAVNAVTSVMDEDRKDVDFELIKLEGRVGGSLKDSKLINGVILDKDFSHPQMPKVVLPREGEDGVKLAILTCPFEPPKPKTKHKLDISSVEEYQKLQDYEQQKFKEMIDHVKKAGADVVICQWGFDDEANHLLLQNNLPAVRWVGGQELEQIAIATHGRIVPRFQDLSADKLGTCSKIYEMEFGTTKDRMLVVEKCKDAKTVTCFIRGSNKMIVDEAKRALHDALCVVRNLVKDSRVVYGGGAAEVSMSLSVSEEADKQRGIDQYAFRAFAQALDTVPMVLAENSGLDPIETLTTLKSKQLKEQTSIIGVDCLGKGTNDMRELFVVDPFIGKKQQILLASQLCRMILKIDNVIISGKDEY from the coding sequence ATGGCTGCTGTACCTCAGGCTATGGAAATGCCCGATATGTCTAATGCCATTGTGGCCCAAGACGAAATGGGTAGACCATTTATCATCGTTAGAGACCAAGGTAATAAGAAGAGACAACACGGATTGGAAGCTAAGAAGTCTCACATCTTAGCTGCTAGATCAGTTTCATCTATCATAAAGTCCTCATTAGGTCCAAGAGGTTTAGATAAGATCTTGATTTCACctgatggtgaaattaCCATTACAAATGATGGTGCAACTATTCTTTCGCAGATGGAATTGGACAACGAAATTGCCAAACTTTTGGTTCAGTTGTCCAAGTCTCAAGACGATGAAATCGGTGATGGTACCACCGGTGTTGTGGTCTTGGCAAGTGCATTGTTAGATCAAGCGCTTGAACTTATTGAAAAAGGTATTCATCCTATAAAGATTGCTaatggatttgaagaagctgCTAAATTGGCAGTACAAGAGTTAGAAGCTAAGTCGGATGACGTGATCAAAGAgcaaaaattgttcaaggATTATCTTTTTGAAGCTGCCAAGACCTCGCTTGGCTCTAAAATCGTCTCTAAGGATTTGGATAGATTTGCTCAGATTGCAGTTAATGCGGTTACTAGTGTTATGGATGAAGACAGAAAGGATGTTGATTTCGAATTAATTAAATTAGAGGGACGTGTTGGTGGATCACTAAAGGATTCTAAATTGATCAACGGTGTGATACTGGATAAAGATTTTTCTCATCCACAAATGCCTAAAGTTGTTTTACCAAGAGAAGGTGAAGACGGCGTTAAATTGGCGATCCTAACTTGTCCATTTGAACCACCAAAACCTAAGACCAAGCATAAACTAGATATTTCATCCGTTGAAGAATAccaaaaattacaagattaCGAACAGcagaaattcaaagaaatgaTAGACCATGTGAAGAAGGCAGGTGCAGATGTTGTTATTTGTCAATGGGGGTTCGACGATGAAGCTAATCATTTACTTTTACAGAACAACTTACCTGCAGTTAGATGGGTTGGTGGtcaagaattagaacaaATCGCTATTGCCACCCATGGTAGAATTGTCCCTAGATTCCAAGATCTATCAGCAGATAAATTAGGAACCTGTAGTAAGATCTACGAAATGGAATTTGGTACTACAAAGGATAGAATGCTTGTTGTGGAGAAATGCAAGGATGCGAAGACCGTTACTTGTTTCATCCGTGGGTCTAATAAAATGATTGTTGATGAAGCTAAGCGTGCTCTTCATGATGCCTTATGTGTGGTACGTAATTTGGTTAAAGACTCTCGTGTCGTTtacggtggtggtgctgctgAGGTTTCCATGTCTCTATCTGTATCGGAGGAAGCTGATAAACAACGTGGAATTGACCAATATGCCTTCCGTGCATTTGCTCAAGCATTGGACACTGTGCCCATGGTTTTAGCTGAAAACTCAGGGTTGGATCCTATAGAAACTTTGACCACATTAAAGAGTAAGCAACTCAAAGAACAAACTTCAATAATTGGTGTGGACTGTTTAGGTAAAGGCACTAACGATATGAGAGAATTGTTTGTTGTTGACCCTTTTATTGGTAAGAAGCAGCAAATTCTATTAGCATCTCAACTTTGCAGAATGATCCTAAAGATCGATAACGTCATCATTAGCGGCAAAGACGAATATTAG
- the ARP3 gene encoding actin-related protein 3 (highly similar to uniprot|P47117 Saccharomyces cerevisiae YJR065C ARP3 Essential component of the Arp2/3 complex which is a highly conserved actin nucleation center required for the motility and integrity of actin patches involved in endocytosis and membrane growth and polarity): MSYLNNPAVVMDNGTGLTKLGFAGNDSPSWIFPTAIANAASSNAKNTASSSSTGGAGLAASSTGGSSAASNPYFTNATSTTNFGNLTTASLMSNNLSGKRGTEDLDFYIGNEALTASQGANYSLNYPIRHGQVENWDHMERFWENSIFKYLRTEPEDHFFLLTEPPLNPPENREQVAEIFFESFNCAGLYIAVQAVLALAASWTSSKVVDRSLTGTVIDSGDGVTHVIPVAEGYVIGSALKNIPIAGRDITQFIQSLLRERGEVDTSLRTAERIKQEYCYVCPDIVKEFNKFDRDAEKFAQYVVENQDKTRQKVVDIGYERFLAPEIFFNPEIASSDFLTPLPTVLDQTIQACPIDVRKGLYNNIVLSGGSTMFKDFGRRLQRDLKSIVNNRIAETERLSGARSTGVDVQVISHRKQRNAVWFGGSLLAQTPEFKGYCHTKKDYEEYGPEIVRNFSLFNMV; this comes from the coding sequence ATGTCATATCTAAACAATCCTGCCGTTGTCATGGACAATGGTACTGGTTTGACCAAGCTTGGGTTTGCAGGTAATGATTCGCCATCATGGATTTTCCCTACTGCTATTGCCAACGCAGCATCATCAAATGCTAAGAATactgcatcttcatcctctacCGGTGGTGCTGGTCTAGCTGCCAGTAGTACTGGTGGTAGTTCAGCCGCTAGTAATCCATATTTTACCAATGCAACATCTACAACAAACTTTGGTAATTTGACCACTGCATCTTTGATGTCGAACAATCTTTCAGGTAAAAGAGGTactgaagatttagatttttACATTGGTAATGAGGCATTGACGGCATCTCAGGGTGCTAATTATTCTCTAAATTATCCAATTAGACATGGTCAAGTGGAAAATTGGGATCATATGGAAAGGTTTTGGGAAAATTcgattttcaaatatttaaGAACTGAACCAGAGGAtcattttttccttttgaCTGAACCACCTTTAAATCCTCCTGAAAATAGGGAACAAGTAGCTGAAATTTTCTTCGAATCTTTCAACTGTGCTGGTCTTTACATTGCAGTTCAAGCTGTTTTAGCATTAGCAGCATCTTGGACTTCATCTAAAGTAGTTGACAGATCCTTAACTGGTACTGTTATCGATTCTGGTGATGGTGTTACACATGTTATCCCAGTGGCTGAAGGTTATGTCATTGGCTctgcattgaaaaatatcCCCATTGCAGGTAGAGATATTACTCAATTTATTCAATCGTTATTAAGGGAAAGAGGTGAAGTTGATACTTCATTAAGGACGGCTGAACGTATTAAGCAAGAATACTGTTACGTCTGTCCTGATATcgttaaagaatttaacAAATTCGATAGGGATGCAGAGAAATTTGCTCAATATGTGGTAGAAAATCAAGATAAGACAAGACAAAAAGTTGTAGACATTGGTTATGAAAGATTCTTAGCACCagaaattttcttcaacccAGAAATTGCCTCTTCTGATTTTTTGACACCATTGCCAACAGTTTTAGATCAAACCATTCAAGCTTGCCCCATAGATGTTCGTAAGGGTCTTTACAACAACATTGTTCTATCCGGTGGTTCAACAATgtttaaagattttggtCGTCGTTTACAAAGAGACTTGAAATCAATTGTTAACAATAGAATTGCTGAAACTGAAAGGCTAAGTGGTGCAAGATCAACAGGTGTTGACGTTCAAGTTATCTCACACAGAAAGCAAAGAAATGCAGTTTGGTTCGGTGGTTCACTTTTGGCACAAACTCCTGAATTCAAAGGTTACTGCCATACTAAGAAAGATTACGAAGAATACGGTCCTGAAATCGTTAGAAACTTTAGTCTTTTCAACATGGTGTGA